Proteins encoded in a region of the Elaeis guineensis isolate ETL-2024a chromosome 7, EG11, whole genome shotgun sequence genome:
- the LOC105048164 gene encoding uncharacterized protein — MATISSGSWDCNLEDKDLERLAVAPEVDGALLMELLEESYVDEAEDDRLKCVMRSLEAEINHVDPMVFDDGESTTGPRGDIEDGGILEDILSDFDSYGGSRSPAYFVEDPFDLVDMEVGNGMETWCMEAGVCEGDMVGYGEPKEYGGFYYGEGTMDQVYTPLWQ; from the coding sequence ATGGCAACCATCTCTAGTGGGAGTTGGGACTGCAACTTGGAGGACAAAGACTTGGAAAGGCTAGCGGTGGCGCCGGAGGTTGACGGCGCCCTTCTCATGGAATTGCTCGAGGAGTCATATGTCGACGAGGCCGAGGATGACCGGCTGAAATGCGTCATGCGATCTCTGGAAGCGGAGATCAACCACGTTGATCCGATGGTGTTCGATGATGGTGAGTCCACCACTGGTCCTCGTGGCGATATCGAGGATGGTGGAATATTGGAGGATATATTATCGGATTTTGATAGCTATGGTGGTTCAAGATCGCCAGCATACTTTGTAGAGGATCCTTTTGATTTGGTAGACATGGAGGTGGGTAACGGCATGGAGACTTGGTGCATGGAAGCAGGGGTGTGTGAAGGTGATATGGTTGGGTATGGAGAGCCAAAAGAGTACGGTGGCTTTTACTATGGGGAGGGCACCATGGACCAAGTCTATACTCCCTTGTGGCAGTGA